The Rhinolophus sinicus isolate RSC01 linkage group LG09, ASM3656204v1, whole genome shotgun sequence genome includes a window with the following:
- the LOC109447351 gene encoding hexokinase-4 isoform X6 codes for MCAAGLAGVINRMRESRSEDVMRITVGVDGSVYKLHPSFKERFHASVRRLTPSCEITFIQSEEGSGRGAALVSAVACKKACMLGQ; via the exons ATGTGCGCAGCGGGGCTGGCGGGCGTCATCAACCGCATGCGCGAGAGCCGCAGCGAGGACGTGATGCGCATCACCGTGGGCGTGGACGGCTCGGTGTACAAGCTGCACCCCAG cttcaaGGAGCGCTTCCACGCCAGCGTGCGTAGGCTGACGCCCAGCTGCGAGATCACCTTCATCCAGTCGGAGGAGGGCAGCGGCCGGGGCGCGGCTCTGGTCTCTGCGGTGGCCTGTAAGAAGGCCTGCATGTTGGGCCAGTGA